Proteins encoded by one window of Primulina huaijiensis isolate GDHJ02 chromosome 1, ASM1229523v2, whole genome shotgun sequence:
- the LOC140982542 gene encoding zinc finger protein VAR3, chloroplastic-like gives MGGATRFITLLVAPFPLLRPSILLLLHRLLILTTSPLLFTLSSPYKTKSRTSHLVSSFHSQPNNNAHNLSLSATSQQQHNHPWPEWTHFLNFLSDRQALSSPSPVDLKIPPEDAFVVYEELPDDFVIAASNCLAFARDRPNLLGLLSRKNIEAVVSNGTPFLFKSALDCARRMRAFLGTDQGNASEYDKATTIDLMKYIISYVSNPTVSSSKNGLYSRELVDSSIRNLLHELGTVSGAPIGYAPAQEQQFSGRYGQTTRPLGRNTEMKKGDWVCSKCNFMNFARNMECLECEEPRPKRQLTGGEWECPQCNFFNYGRNLVCLRCDCRRPGAPLFKAKNSGSGLRYNGDYQFKANIDSRLVENEGEQNRFSEISPLDSDVEDLKILPMITQGTISTEPTNQGTVSSEAQSFSGNFQFPKDSGGENKVFEQSEMSENWFKKVVDLYDDKDLPSTISDEDFPAMMPMRKGENRFVVTKKKDCDLYDDKDLPSTISDEDFPAMMPMRKGENRFVVTKKKDRSLTSPKYKRQVALDQAKDSNFVPFVPFPPDYFARKDTEQPGVLDTSRKATSDNSSHKVPIETENFDGSRHIAVPTKDDRTVSAENSVYGDKFMVDTSTDPKRVNSPTSTESSQLSDNIITPSDSSPDQSSITSHSISNNSGKPKMSEYENVRSSWMGKSLEGSAVKELDPLDMSEEAKAERWFKRVAQVKDISELSQIPDEDFPSIMPMRKGVNRFVVSKRKTPLERRLTSQQYRRSLPIVITDPVRNETDNSS, from the exons ATGGGCGGCGCCACCAGATTCATCACCCTCCTTGTCGCCCCATTCCCACTTCTCCGACCATCCAttctcctcctcctccaccgCCTCCTTATTCTCACTACCTCTCCTCTCCTTTTCACTCTCTCTTCCCCTTACAAGACCAAGTCCCGCACTTCTCACTTAGTCAGCTCATTTCACTCTCAACCCAACAATAACGCTCACAATCTCAGCTTATCGGCCACCTCCCAGCAACAGCATAACCACCCCTGGCCTGAATGGActcattttctcaattttttgtCAGATAGACAGGCCTTGTCGTCTCCTAGCCCTGTGGACTTGAAAATACCTCCTGAGGATGCATTTGTTGTGTACGAGGAATTACCCGATGATTTCGTAATTGCTGCTTCTAATTGCTTGGCTTTTGCTCGGGACAGACCGAACCTTCTTGG ATTGCTTTCAAGGAAGAACATTGAAGCAGTTGTTTCAAATGGAACTccctttttatttaaaagtgCGCTTGACTGTGCAAGGAGGATGAGAGCATTTCTAGGGACTGATCAAGGCAAT GCGTCAGAATATGATAAAGCAACCACAATTGATCTAATGAAGTATATAATCAGTTATGTGAGCAATCCAACTGTTTCTTCTAGCAAAAATGGTTTGTATAGTAGGGAACTTGTTGATTCATCCATCAGGAATTTGTTGCATGAGCTGGGTACTGTAAGCGGGGCTCCAATAGGTTATGCTCCTGCTCAAGAGCAGCAGTTCTCAGGGAGATACGGACAAACAACAAGACCTCTGGGACGAAATACTGAAATGAAGAAAGGTGACTGGGTGTGCTCAAA ATGCAACTTTATGAACTTCGCAAGAAACATGGAATGTCTTGAATGTGAAGAACCCAGACCAAAGAGACAGCTAACTGGAGGGGAGTGGGAATGCCCTCA ATGCAATTTCTTTAATTATGGAAGGAATTTGGTTTGCTTGAGATGCGACTGCAGAAGACCTGGTGCCCCATTATTTAAGGCCAAAAATTCTGGATCAGGCTTGCGTTATAACGGGGATTATCAGTTCAAAGCCAATATAGATAGTAGACTGGTTGAGAATGAAGGGGAGCAGAATCGATTTTCGGAAATTTCCCCTCTAGATTCAGACGTCGAGGATTTGAAAATCCTGCCAATGATAACCCAAGGAACAATTTCAACCGAGCCCACGAATCAAGGTACGGTCAGCAGTGAGGCTCAGAGTTTCTCTGGGAATTTTCAGTTTCCGAAAGATTCAGGTGGCGAAAATAAAGTGTTTGAGCAATCTGAAATGTCAGAAAACTGGTTCAAGAAAGTGGTAGATTTGTATGATGACAAGGACTTGCCTAGTACAATTTCCGATGAGGACTTTCCTGCAATGATGCCAATGCGCAAGGGAGAAAACCGATTTGTTGTCACCAAGAAAAAGGATTGTGATTTGTATGATGACAAGGACTTGCCTAGTACAATTTCCGATGAGGACTTTCCTGCAATGATGCCAATGCGCAAGGGAGAAAACCGATTTGTTGTCACCAAGAAAAAGGATCGTTCTCTAACTTCACCCAAGTACAAAAGACAAGTAGCTTTGGATCAAGCGAAGGATTCAAACTTTGTTCCTTTTGTTCCATTCCCTCCTGACTACTTTGCTAGAAAGGATACAGAGCAACCTGGTGTCCTAGATACATCGAGGAAAGCTACCAGTGACAACTCTTCCCATAAAGTACCGATAGAAACAGAAAATTTTGACGGCTCTAGGCATATTGCGGTGCCAACAAAGGACGACAGAACAGTGAGCGCAGAGAACTCTGTTTATGGTGATAAGTTTATGGTTGATACAAGTACTGACCCAAAAAGGGTTAACTCACCAACGAGCACAGAATCTTCACAATTGTCAGATAATATTATAACACCTTCAGATTCGAGCCCCGATCAAAGCTCCATTACGTCCCACTCTATCAGTAATAATTCGGGAAAACCGAAAATGTCTGAATATGAGAATGTTCGAAGTAGCTGGATGGGAAAGAGCTTGGAGGGGTCGGCTGTGAAGGAACTAGATCCTCTAGACATGTCGGAAGAGGCGAAAGCTGAAAGGTGGTTCAAACGTGTTGCGCAAGTAAAGGATATTTCTGAACTTAGCCAAATCCCGGATGAAGATTTCCCCTCGATAATGCCAATGCGGAAAGGAGTGAACAGGTTTGTTGTGAGCAAGAGGAAAACGCCTCTCGAGAGGAGGTTGACATCCCAGCAGTATAGGAGAAGTCTACCTATTGTGATTACCGATCCTGTGAGAAATGAAACTGATAATAGTAGTTAA